A region from the Bradyrhizobium erythrophlei genome encodes:
- a CDS encoding AAA family ATPase yields the protein MREGDIALYRGSGNGLAPILLVAAEETSPGSVERLEHEYALKAELDADWAARSVALTRYKDRLTLVLKDPGGAPVDRLLGRPLGVPQFLRIAIPLAGALLRMHERGLIHKDIKPANILADTASGGVWLTGFGVASRLPREHQIPAPPAVIAGTLAYMAPEQTGRMNRSVDSRSDLYALGVTFYEMLTAQLPFTAADPMEWVHCHIARQPVPPHERVADVPIALSAIVMKLLAKTAEERYQTAAGVEADLRRCLAAWESQGRIEPFALGAHDASDRLRIPEKLYGREREIEALLASFDRVVATGTLELVLVSGYSGIGKSSVVNELHKALVPPRGLFASGKFDQYKRDIPYATVGQAFQSLVRSLLSQSEEELARWRDALIDALGPNGQLMVNLVPELELVIGKQPPVAELPPQDAQNRFQLVFRGFLGVFARKEHPLALFLDDLQWLDAATLDLLAHLVTNPEVRHLLLVGAYRDNEISPAHPLLRTLDVIRKAGARVQEISLAPLAREDLSRLIEDTLGCTPGGAAPLARLVHEKTGGNPFFAIQFVSALAEEGLLRFDHDAARWRWELDRLHAKGYTDNVVDLMVGKLTRLPVETQAALQQLACLGNAAEITMLSIVLGKSNADVRSDLWNAVRLELVEHSGSSYKFTHDRVQEAAYSLIPERLRAEAHLRVGRLLAAHTPPEKRKEAIFEIVNQLNRGAALITSRDEREQLAEFNLLAGQRAKASAAYASALTYLITGATLLPEDSWERRYELAFALELNRGECEFLTGALTEAEQRLAAISTRAATTVERATVACLRVDLYTTLDQGSRAIAVGLDYLRHLGIDWSPHPTEEETRREYERIWSQLGGRPIESLIDLPLMSDPASLATLDVLAKIGVPAFYTDANLLALITCRGVNLSLERGNCAASCSAYVWLSMIARARFGDYQAAVYRFGQLGYDLVERRGLTRFQARTYMDFGYGVVPWIRHVRAGRDLVHRAFEAANKLGDLTYAAYCGNQLNANLLAAGDPLAEVEREAERGLAFAQKARFGFVIDSIAPQLGLIRTLRGLTPTFGSFDDEQFDESRIERRFSENPDLAFVECWYWIRKLQARFFAGDYASAIEAWSRAQRLLWTSVSQLETAEYHFFGALSQAASCDSAPTGERQQRLDAVATHQRQLQLWAASCPDNFENRVALIGAEIARLEGRKFDAERLYEQAIRSARANGFVHNEALANELASRFYAAHGFEKIARVYLQDARHGYLRWGADGKVRQLERLHPHLRDAPVPASPTTTIGAPVERLDVGTVLKAAQAVSGEIVLAELIKTLLRIVVEHAGAARGLLILFPADEPKIAAEATTGRGRVEVTLRDAAPSPAELPEAVLHTVIRTRESVILDDASAQDPFSTDEYICQKRARSVLCMPLVKQSKLIGVLYLENNLASHVFTPARISVLKMLASQAAISLENARLYGDLGEREARIRRLVDSNIVGIVIWDVHGRIIEANQAFLDIVGYTREDLTSLRWTELTPAEWRDVDDQAFAELNTTGSVRPCEKEYFRKDGGRVPVVVARAIFDWNRDEGVAFVLDMTERKRAEVELRESEQNYRMLFESIDEGFCTIEVLFDQNEKPVDYRFLQISPSFERQTGIKNAAGRRMREIAPQHEEHWFDIYGRIALTGEPMRFENEAKQLGRWYDVYAFRVEDASRRRVGILFNDITERKRAEEKLRASEQRLLDAQMELARVTRVTSLGELTASIAHEVNQPLAAVVANAEASLRWLNRAVPDLDAARRSVEWVISDGNRASEVIQRVRALAKKSDVEMVPLDVNDVVRETIALVHRELISHQVLLRTELASPLPMVLGDRVQLQQVIINLVMNGIEAMQSVTDRSRKLVIRSGQDETRQVILSVTDCGTGISAENAGRLFNPFFTTKSSGMGMGLSICRSIMQGHGGRLWATANLPHGATFQFTLPVSADTAS from the coding sequence CTGCGGGAGGGAGACATCGCTCTCTACCGGGGCTCCGGCAACGGCTTGGCGCCGATCCTGCTCGTTGCCGCAGAAGAAACCTCGCCCGGTAGCGTCGAGCGGCTCGAACACGAATATGCGCTCAAAGCCGAACTTGATGCCGACTGGGCGGCGCGTTCGGTCGCGCTGACGCGCTACAAGGACCGCTTGACGCTGGTACTCAAGGATCCCGGTGGAGCGCCGGTCGATCGACTGCTTGGCCGGCCACTGGGCGTACCGCAGTTCCTGCGCATCGCGATCCCTCTCGCGGGGGCGCTGCTCCGGATGCATGAGCGAGGTCTGATTCATAAGGACATCAAGCCGGCAAATATCCTGGCGGACACTGCAAGCGGCGGCGTGTGGCTGACGGGATTCGGCGTTGCCTCGCGTCTGCCGCGCGAGCACCAAATCCCCGCGCCGCCGGCGGTGATCGCCGGCACGCTTGCCTACATGGCGCCGGAACAGACCGGCAGGATGAACCGCTCGGTGGACTCCCGCAGTGATCTCTATGCCCTGGGTGTCACCTTCTATGAAATGTTGACGGCACAGCTTCCCTTCACGGCTGCCGATCCGATGGAGTGGGTGCACTGCCATATCGCGCGGCAACCGGTGCCGCCCCACGAGCGGGTCGCGGACGTCCCGATCGCGCTCTCGGCAATCGTGATGAAGCTCCTCGCCAAGACCGCCGAGGAGCGCTACCAGACCGCCGCCGGTGTCGAGGCCGATCTGCGGCGCTGTCTTGCGGCATGGGAGTCCCAGGGACGGATCGAGCCGTTTGCGCTGGGCGCGCACGATGCCTCCGACCGGCTGCGGATCCCGGAGAAGCTCTACGGCCGGGAGCGCGAGATCGAGGCGCTGCTCGCGTCCTTCGATCGGGTCGTGGCGACCGGCACCCTGGAACTCGTACTGGTGTCCGGCTATTCCGGTATCGGCAAGTCCTCGGTGGTGAACGAACTCCACAAGGCGCTGGTGCCGCCGCGCGGCCTGTTCGCCTCTGGCAAGTTCGACCAGTACAAGCGCGACATCCCGTACGCGACGGTGGGCCAAGCCTTCCAGAGCCTGGTCCGCTCGCTGCTCAGCCAGAGCGAGGAAGAGCTTGCCCGCTGGCGGGACGCCCTGATCGATGCGCTGGGCCCGAATGGTCAACTCATGGTCAACCTCGTTCCCGAGCTGGAGCTCGTGATCGGGAAACAGCCCCCGGTCGCGGAGCTGCCGCCGCAGGACGCGCAGAACCGCTTCCAGTTGGTGTTCCGGGGCTTCCTCGGCGTGTTCGCGCGCAAGGAGCACCCGCTCGCGCTGTTCCTTGACGATTTGCAGTGGCTCGATGCCGCAACGCTCGACCTCCTCGCACATCTGGTGACCAACCCGGAGGTGCGGCACCTGCTGCTGGTCGGCGCCTACCGCGACAACGAGATCAGTCCGGCGCACCCGCTTCTGCGTACGCTCGATGTTATCCGCAAGGCAGGAGCGCGCGTGCAGGAGATCAGTCTTGCGCCGCTGGCCCGCGAAGACCTGAGCCGGCTCATTGAGGATACACTTGGGTGCACGCCGGGCGGTGCTGCCCCGCTGGCCCGACTGGTACACGAGAAAACCGGCGGCAATCCGTTCTTCGCGATTCAGTTTGTTTCTGCGCTCGCCGAAGAAGGGCTGCTCCGATTCGATCACGACGCGGCGCGCTGGCGCTGGGAACTCGATCGCCTTCACGCCAAAGGGTACACCGACAATGTGGTGGACCTTATGGTCGGGAAGTTGACCCGCCTGCCCGTCGAGACCCAGGCGGCGTTGCAGCAGCTCGCCTGCCTCGGCAACGCCGCCGAGATCACGATGCTTTCGATCGTTCTCGGGAAATCGAACGCGGACGTCCGTTCGGACCTCTGGAACGCCGTTCGTCTGGAGCTGGTCGAACATTCGGGGAGCTCATACAAGTTCACCCACGACCGAGTGCAGGAAGCCGCCTATTCCCTCATACCGGAAAGGTTGCGCGCCGAGGCGCACCTGCGCGTCGGACGGCTGCTCGCGGCGCATACCCCTCCAGAGAAACGCAAAGAGGCCATCTTCGAAATCGTCAATCAGCTCAACCGCGGCGCCGCTTTGATCACGTCACGCGATGAGCGTGAGCAGCTGGCAGAGTTCAATCTGCTTGCGGGCCAGCGCGCCAAGGCCTCAGCCGCCTACGCATCCGCGCTCACATATCTCATCACCGGAGCGACCCTGCTGCCGGAAGACTCGTGGGAACGCCGGTATGAGCTCGCCTTCGCGCTGGAGCTGAACCGGGGCGAATGCGAGTTCCTCACCGGCGCGCTGACGGAAGCGGAGCAGCGCCTGGCGGCGATATCCACCCGAGCCGCAACTACCGTTGAACGAGCCACGGTCGCGTGCTTGCGCGTGGATCTGTACACGACCCTCGATCAGGGCAGCCGCGCCATCGCCGTCGGCCTCGACTACCTCCGGCATCTGGGCATCGACTGGTCACCGCATCCGACGGAAGAGGAAACGCGACGCGAATACGAACGGATCTGGTCGCAGCTCGGGGGGCGCCCGATCGAGTCTCTAATCGATCTGCCTTTGATGAGCGACCCGGCATCGCTTGCGACGCTGGACGTTCTCGCCAAGATCGGGGTGCCTGCATTCTATACGGATGCGAACCTGCTTGCCTTGATCACCTGCCGGGGAGTCAATCTCAGCCTCGAGCGCGGCAACTGCGCCGCTTCGTGCAGCGCCTATGTCTGGCTATCCATGATAGCCCGCGCGCGCTTCGGCGACTATCAGGCGGCCGTATATCGCTTCGGTCAGCTCGGCTATGACCTGGTCGAAAGACGCGGACTGACGCGCTTCCAGGCCAGGACCTATATGGACTTTGGATATGGCGTTGTGCCCTGGATCCGACACGTCCGCGCCGGCCGCGATCTGGTGCACCGCGCGTTCGAGGCAGCAAACAAGCTCGGCGACCTCACTTACGCCGCCTACTGCGGCAACCAATTGAACGCGAACCTTCTCGCCGCGGGCGATCCGCTTGCCGAGGTGGAACGCGAAGCCGAGCGCGGCCTCGCGTTCGCGCAGAAGGCGCGGTTCGGGTTTGTCATTGACTCCATCGCCCCCCAACTCGGGCTGATCCGCACGCTGCGCGGCTTGACGCCGACATTCGGCTCCTTCGACGATGAGCAGTTTGATGAGTCCCGGATCGAGCGCCGCTTTTCAGAAAATCCGGATTTGGCGTTCGTCGAGTGCTGGTACTGGATCCGCAAGCTCCAGGCGCGCTTCTTTGCCGGCGACTATGCGTCGGCCATCGAGGCCTGGTCGAGAGCACAACGGTTGTTGTGGACCTCGGTGTCACAGCTCGAAACGGCGGAATACCATTTCTTCGGCGCACTGTCTCAAGCCGCCTCCTGCGATTCCGCACCAACCGGCGAGCGGCAGCAGCGCCTGGACGCTGTCGCTACGCATCAGAGGCAACTCCAGCTCTGGGCGGCAAGTTGCCCAGATAATTTCGAGAACCGCGTCGCGCTGATCGGCGCCGAGATCGCGCGCCTCGAAGGCCGGAAGTTCGATGCCGAACGCCTCTACGAACAGGCCATCCGCTCGGCGCGCGCCAACGGCTTTGTTCACAATGAGGCGCTCGCCAATGAACTCGCTTCCCGCTTCTACGCGGCGCATGGCTTCGAGAAGATTGCCCGTGTGTATTTGCAGGACGCCCGCCACGGATATCTGCGTTGGGGAGCCGACGGCAAGGTGCGGCAACTCGAAAGGCTTCATCCGCATCTCCGAGACGCACCAGTGCCTGCATCTCCCACTACTACCATTGGCGCGCCCGTCGAGCGGCTGGATGTCGGGACGGTGCTCAAGGCCGCGCAGGCGGTGTCCGGGGAGATCGTCCTCGCTGAACTCATCAAGACGCTGCTGCGAATTGTAGTCGAACATGCCGGTGCTGCGCGTGGGCTGCTCATCCTGTTCCCGGCCGACGAGCCAAAGATCGCGGCGGAAGCGACGACCGGCCGCGGCCGGGTTGAGGTCACGCTTCGCGACGCGGCCCCGTCGCCGGCCGAGCTTCCCGAAGCTGTGCTCCACACCGTGATCCGGACACGGGAGAGCGTGATCCTTGATGACGCCTCGGCGCAGGATCCGTTCTCGACAGATGAGTACATCTGCCAGAAGCGTGCTCGGTCGGTCCTCTGTATGCCGCTGGTGAAACAGTCCAAGCTGATCGGCGTGCTCTATCTGGAGAACAATTTGGCATCGCACGTGTTCACGCCCGCCCGGATCTCGGTCCTGAAGATGCTGGCGTCACAAGCGGCGATTTCGCTCGAGAACGCCCGTCTCTACGGCGATCTCGGGGAGCGGGAGGCCCGGATCCGCCGTCTGGTCGACTCGAACATCGTCGGGATTGTGATCTGGGATGTTCACGGCCGGATCATCGAAGCCAACCAGGCCTTTCTCGATATCGTCGGATATACCCGGGAGGATCTCACCTCGCTGCGATGGACGGAGCTGACGCCGGCCGAATGGCGCGATGTCGACGATCAGGCCTTTGCAGAGCTCAATACGACTGGAAGCGTCCGACCCTGCGAAAAGGAGTACTTTCGCAAAGACGGCGGCCGCGTGCCGGTTGTGGTCGCCCGCGCGATTTTCGATTGGAACCGAGATGAAGGCGTCGCTTTCGTGCTCGACATGACCGAGCGAAAACGGGCCGAGGTGGAATTGCGCGAGTCGGAACAGAACTACCGCATGTTGTTCGAATCGATTGACGAGGGCTTTTGCACGATTGAAGTTTTGTTCGACCAGAACGAAAAGCCGGTCGATTATCGGTTTTTGCAAATCAGCCCGTCGTTTGAACGGCAGACGGGAATCAAGAATGCCGCCGGCAGACGGATGCGCGAGATCGCGCCACAGCACGAAGAACATTGGTTCGACATTTACGGCAGGATCGCCCTCACGGGCGAGCCGATGCGCTTCGAAAATGAAGCCAAACAACTCGGACGCTGGTATGACGTTTACGCCTTCCGGGTCGAAGACGCGAGCCGCAGACGCGTCGGAATCCTTTTCAACGACATCACCGAGCGCAAGCGGGCGGAAGAGAAGCTGCGCGCCAGCGAACAGCGCCTGCTCGATGCCCAGATGGAGCTCGCACGCGTAACGCGCGTGACGTCGCTGGGCGAACTGACAGCCTCGATCGCCCATGAGGTGAACCAGCCGCTCGCTGCCGTCGTCGCCAACGCAGAGGCCAGTCTGCGCTGGCTTAATCGGGCAGTTCCCGACCTGGACGCGGCGCGCCGCTCGGTGGAATGGGTAATAAGCGACGGCAATCGGGCGAGTGAGGTGATCCAGCGCGTCCGGGCGCTGGCGAAAAAATCCGACGTTGAAATGGTACCACTCGATGTCAATGACGTCGTCAGGGAGACCATCGCGCTGGTGCACCGTGAGTTGATCAGCCACCAGGTGTTGTTGCGAACGGAGTTGGCGTCCCCTCTCCCCATGGTCCTGGGTGATCGAGTTCAACTTCAGCAGGTGATTATCAACCTGGTGATGAATGGCATTGAAGCGATGCAATCGGTCACGGATCGGTCGCGCAAACTGGTGATCCGATCAGGCCAGGACGAGACACGCCAGGTGATCCTAAGCGTGACGGATTGCGGCACCGGGATCTCCGCCGAGAATGCGGGCCGGTTGTTCAACCCCTTCTTCACCACCAAATCCAGCGGCATGGGGATGGGACTCTCGATCTGCCGTTCGATCATGCAAGGCCACGGTGGCCGGCTATGGGCCACGGCAAACCTACCCCACGGTGCCACGTTTCAGTTCACCCTGCCGGTAAGTGCAGACACGGCGTCGTAA
- a CDS encoding MarR family winged helix-turn-helix transcriptional regulator → MEAIAVPADFSCTNNALRRAARRLGQLYDEALAPIGLKATQAGVLAQISELARGQQGPTLQDLAERLAIGISALTHALRPLVRDGLVELRQDPQDRRTKRGILTRLGKARLREAYLLWAAANRRVETVLGPVSAEKLRSLADQVASQEFLDAFTARKKLGINPEVTSE, encoded by the coding sequence ATGGAGGCGATCGCTGTGCCGGCCGATTTTTCTTGTACGAACAACGCATTGCGCCGAGCGGCGCGTCGCCTCGGCCAACTGTATGATGAGGCGCTTGCCCCGATTGGACTAAAGGCCACGCAGGCCGGTGTGCTCGCGCAGATCAGTGAACTGGCCCGCGGTCAGCAAGGGCCGACGCTGCAGGATTTGGCGGAGCGGTTAGCAATTGGAATCTCGGCGCTAACGCACGCGCTGCGGCCGCTCGTTAGGGACGGGCTGGTTGAACTGCGGCAAGACCCCCAGGACCGGCGCACGAAGCGGGGCATTCTGACCCGCTTGGGCAAGGCCCGGCTCCGGGAGGCGTACCTGCTGTGGGCAGCGGCGAACCGCCGCGTGGAAACTGTCTTAGGGCCAGTCTCGGCCGAGAAGCTGCGAAGCTTGGCGGATCAAGTCGCCTCTCAGGAATTTCTCGACGCTTTTACCGCCCGCAAGAAGCTTGGAATCAATCCCGAGGTGACGTCCGAGTGA
- a CDS encoding SDR family NAD(P)-dependent oxidoreductase produces the protein MSVASFKKIAVVTGASSGIGAVYADRLAARGYHLILVARRADRLEALSKKILKTYAGANVEVMAADLAKESDLIRVEKVLATNPAVRILVNNAGLARLAPIAQAPVQQSLAQIALNITSVTRLTHAVLPALLSRNDGVIVNIASVLAIHSLPVSSVYSGTKAFVLNFSRGLQDELVGTGVKVQVVLPASTATEIWDASGVPLSALDQDTVMSAENLVDAALSGLDKGEAITWPTVADASLWDKYDAARSTLFAATQTNKPAARYNAI, from the coding sequence ATGTCTGTGGCCAGTTTCAAGAAAATCGCAGTCGTTACCGGAGCGTCCTCAGGTATCGGCGCCGTTTATGCCGACCGCCTCGCCGCCCGGGGCTACCATCTCATCCTCGTGGCGCGACGCGCCGACCGCTTGGAAGCCCTCTCGAAGAAGATTTTGAAGACCTATGCTGGCGCCAACGTTGAGGTGATGGCCGCTGACCTCGCGAAGGAATCCGACCTTATCCGTGTCGAAAAGGTCCTCGCAACGAACCCGGCAGTGCGCATCCTCGTAAACAATGCCGGACTTGCCAGGCTTGCGCCGATTGCGCAGGCGCCCGTGCAACAATCCCTGGCCCAGATAGCGCTGAATATCACTTCGGTAACGCGCCTCACTCATGCTGTTCTTCCGGCACTGCTGTCGAGAAATGACGGAGTGATCGTCAACATCGCCTCCGTGTTAGCGATCCATTCGCTCCCGGTCAGCTCCGTGTACAGCGGGACCAAGGCGTTTGTGCTGAACTTCAGCCGAGGCCTTCAAGACGAACTGGTCGGGACTGGCGTAAAGGTCCAGGTGGTCCTTCCCGCCTCGACAGCAACCGAAATTTGGGATGCATCTGGCGTTCCGCTGTCAGCCTTGGACCAGGACACCGTGATGTCGGCGGAGAATCTGGTGGACGCCGCTCTGTCCGGCCTCGACAAGGGTGAAGCCATCACATGGCCCACTGTGGCGGACGCGAGCCTTTGGGACAAGTACGACGCCGCCCGTTCGACGCTGTTCGCCGCCACCCAGACCAACAAGCCGGCCGCGCGCTACAACGCAATATGA
- a CDS encoding enoyl-CoA hydratase/isomerase family protein has product MPFTHLDIGGPVATLSLDHAGGNRINFDMRVELREAFQRIEESPARALLIRGEGGDFCLGGDIRDWPGAPAEFLRPKIQVFAEALDHLKRLPIPTIAAVQGGCIGGGFELALSCDLILAARSARFVFPEARVGIVTLQGGMMQIAERVGSAKAAEMVFRSEPATAEQMLQWNVVNWIVDDAELESQAAALATRLAEGPTKAFAATKALWRMQAEEGVKAAKAKLYDLSIPLFETEDARTALRAAAEAINSGKPFPKATFAGK; this is encoded by the coding sequence GTGCCGTTCACTCACCTGGACATCGGCGGTCCCGTCGCCACGCTCAGCCTCGATCATGCCGGCGGCAACCGGATCAACTTCGATATGCGAGTTGAGCTAAGGGAGGCTTTTCAACGAATAGAAGAGAGCCCGGCACGGGCTCTCCTTATCCGGGGCGAAGGCGGCGACTTCTGTCTTGGCGGGGATATACGTGACTGGCCAGGCGCTCCCGCGGAGTTCCTGCGGCCAAAGATACAGGTGTTCGCCGAAGCGCTGGACCATCTAAAACGCCTGCCGATTCCAACCATCGCTGCTGTGCAGGGCGGATGCATCGGCGGTGGGTTCGAACTCGCGTTGAGCTGCGATCTGATCCTCGCCGCAAGGTCCGCCCGTTTCGTATTTCCGGAAGCGCGTGTCGGCATCGTGACTCTGCAGGGCGGCATGATGCAAATCGCCGAGCGTGTCGGCAGCGCGAAAGCCGCCGAGATGGTGTTCCGTTCCGAGCCGGCGACTGCCGAACAGATGCTGCAGTGGAACGTGGTCAACTGGATCGTAGACGACGCCGAGCTCGAGTCGCAAGCCGCCGCGCTGGCGACCCGGCTCGCCGAGGGACCGACAAAAGCGTTCGCTGCGACCAAGGCGCTCTGGCGCATGCAGGCGGAGGAGGGCGTGAAGGCCGCCAAGGCGAAGCTCTACGACCTTTCGATACCGCTTTTCGAGACCGAGGATGCGCGGACAGCCCTGCGCGCTGCCGCCGAGGCGATCAATTCGGGCAAGCCGTTCCCCAAGGCGACTTTTGCCGGCAAGTAA
- a CDS encoding aldo/keto reductase: MDYRYLGRSGFRVPALSLGTATFGGRGDFFAAWGDTGTEQATRLADMCLDFGLNMFDSADIYSAGLAEEILGAAIKGRRDHVIISTKAAFRSGDDANDVGSSRYHLINACEKALKRLRTDYIDIFQLHGFDARTPIEETLSALDDLVRAGKIRYVGCSNFSGWHLMKSLAVAERYNLPRHVAHQAYYSLANREYESELMPLGLDQGVSAIVWSPLASGRLTGKIRRGVSVPQRSRRGLRPGDGPFVEDGHLFTIIEAIDEIASETGKSVTQIALNWLLQRPTVASLIIGARNETQLSENFGAIGWALTPDQVQRLDKASRVIPTYPYWHQEGFAERNPFPT; this comes from the coding sequence ATGGACTATCGATATCTCGGTCGTTCCGGCTTCCGCGTTCCGGCCCTAAGCCTTGGAACCGCTACCTTCGGCGGCAGGGGCGATTTTTTTGCCGCTTGGGGTGATACCGGGACGGAGCAGGCGACGCGCCTCGCCGACATGTGCCTCGACTTTGGCCTGAACATGTTCGACAGCGCCGACATCTATTCCGCCGGGCTTGCGGAGGAGATCCTCGGCGCGGCGATCAAAGGCAGGCGTGATCACGTTATCATCTCAACGAAGGCAGCTTTCCGCTCGGGAGACGACGCCAATGACGTGGGTTCTTCGCGCTATCATCTGATCAACGCTTGCGAGAAAGCCCTCAAGCGCCTGCGGACTGACTATATCGATATTTTTCAGCTTCACGGCTTCGACGCCAGGACGCCGATTGAGGAGACCTTGAGTGCCCTCGACGATCTCGTTCGCGCCGGCAAGATCCGCTATGTGGGCTGCTCGAACTTTTCGGGCTGGCATCTGATGAAGTCGCTGGCGGTGGCGGAGCGTTACAATTTGCCACGCCATGTCGCGCATCAGGCCTATTATTCGCTGGCCAACCGCGAATACGAAAGTGAACTCATGCCCCTCGGGCTCGACCAGGGGGTCAGCGCGATCGTCTGGAGCCCCTTGGCGTCCGGGCGCCTCACCGGCAAGATCCGGCGGGGCGTATCCGTGCCTCAGCGCAGCCGGCGCGGCCTGAGGCCCGGAGACGGTCCTTTCGTGGAGGACGGGCATCTCTTCACCATCATCGAGGCGATCGATGAGATCGCCAGCGAGACAGGGAAATCGGTGACTCAGATCGCACTCAATTGGCTCCTTCAACGTCCCACCGTCGCGAGCCTCATCATCGGCGCGCGCAACGAAACGCAACTGTCGGAAAATTTCGGAGCCATTGGCTGGGCGCTGACGCCCGATCAAGTTCAGCGCCTGGATAAGGCCAGCCGGGTCATCCCGACCTATCCTTATTGGCACCAGGAAGGATTTGCGGAGAGAAATCCATTCCCTACCTGA
- a CDS encoding MarR family winged helix-turn-helix transcriptional regulator translates to MNCILSAPVDTSICLHLAGYQHMLINQDGDHHMNERTRYARPESAGRCHCTELRKASRRISQLYDTALAPSGLKTTQRAILAEIGRSEPTTVGALADALVMDAGGLAHTLKPLTREKLVTIAVDPQDRRNRLISLTPLGRSRLFKSDALWEAAQRSFEAAFGATESEDLRVVMQFLAANDFTETFETALASTGR, encoded by the coding sequence ATGAACTGCATTTTGAGCGCTCCAGTTGATACCAGCATATGCTTGCATTTGGCAGGATATCAGCATATGCTCATAAATCAAGACGGAGACCATCACATGAACGAGAGAACCCGGTACGCACGACCGGAAAGCGCAGGACGCTGCCATTGCACGGAATTGCGAAAGGCTTCGCGACGAATCTCGCAGCTTTACGATACTGCGCTCGCACCGAGCGGCCTGAAGACGACGCAGCGTGCGATACTGGCGGAAATCGGGCGTTCCGAGCCGACGACGGTCGGCGCACTTGCCGACGCGTTGGTGATGGACGCCGGCGGTCTTGCTCACACCTTGAAGCCGCTCACCCGCGAAAAGCTCGTCACGATCGCTGTCGATCCGCAGGACCGGCGCAACCGGCTGATCAGTCTGACCCCCTTGGGACGGTCCAGGCTCTTTAAATCGGATGCCCTCTGGGAGGCCGCGCAGCGGAGCTTCGAAGCCGCGTTTGGAGCCACCGAATCCGAGGACTTGCGCGTAGTGATGCAGTTTCTCGCAGCGAACGACTTCACCGAAACTTTCGAAACGGCGCTGGCATCGACCGGCCGGTAA
- a CDS encoding SDR family NAD(P)-dependent oxidoreductase encodes MPKLDGKIAVITGGNSGIGLATAKVFVKEGARVYITGRRQAELDAAAALLGPSAKAVQGDVSKPADLDRLYGQIRSEVGRVDVVFANAGVVTKAPLGSLTEEHVENQLDVNVKGVIWTVQKALPLMGPGGSIILNASIVASKGWADWSVYSASKAAVRNFARTWSSDLRGQGIRVNAISPGVIPSPAHENAAASRDALNSFMAYAASITPLARTGTDEEVAKVVAFLASDDSSFIAASEIFVDGGIAQI; translated from the coding sequence ATGCCGAAACTCGATGGAAAGATCGCTGTCATCACTGGTGGAAACTCCGGAATTGGCCTGGCGACGGCCAAGGTTTTCGTGAAAGAAGGCGCGCGCGTTTACATCACGGGCCGCAGGCAGGCAGAACTCGATGCCGCCGCCGCCCTTCTTGGACCGAGTGCCAAGGCCGTCCAGGGCGACGTCTCCAAGCCGGCCGATCTCGACCGCCTCTACGGCCAGATCCGCAGTGAAGTAGGACGTGTCGACGTCGTTTTCGCGAATGCCGGCGTGGTCACCAAGGCGCCACTCGGCAGCCTGACGGAGGAGCACGTCGAGAATCAGCTGGACGTAAATGTGAAGGGTGTGATCTGGACCGTCCAGAAGGCCCTGCCTCTGATGGGGCCGGGGGGCTCGATCATCTTGAACGCCTCGATCGTCGCCTCAAAAGGCTGGGCCGATTGGAGCGTCTACAGCGCCTCAAAGGCGGCGGTCCGCAACTTCGCCAGGACATGGTCGTCGGATTTGCGGGGCCAGGGCATCCGGGTCAACGCCATCAGCCCTGGCGTGATCCCGTCACCCGCGCACGAAAACGCCGCCGCCAGCCGTGACGCCCTGAACAGCTTCATGGCTTACGCGGCAAGCATAACGCCCCTTGCCCGAACGGGAACCGACGAGGAGGTTGCGAAGGTCGTCGCCTTCCTGGCCTCCGACGACAGCAGCTTCATCGCGGCCAGCGAGATCTTCGTCGATGGCGGCATAGCCCAGATCTGA
- a CDS encoding tautomerase family protein, producing MLLDSIKIGRLDEEAQPSAYPRRGVLKAGLLIGAVVSVAMKAGVADPPHARDERQPEAVRYGERRSTMPLARIDLGKDAPPERIRVVSEAIYRAMVEVANVPLHDKFQVVTRHAPDEIIYPEEGYLGLNYTRDLIIIQITWVSGRSVDVKKKFFRRIADEIHEKAHVRKEDIWINLVDTNREDWSFGDGEMQYAPK from the coding sequence ATGCTCCTTGATTCAATCAAAATCGGTCGACTGGACGAAGAGGCGCAGCCCTCCGCGTACCCCCGACGCGGCGTTTTAAAGGCGGGTTTGCTTATTGGGGCGGTCGTGAGTGTCGCGATGAAGGCGGGCGTGGCTGATCCACCGCACGCGCGTGATGAGCGACAACCCGAGGCTGTTCGATATGGAGAAAGGAGATCAACGATGCCGTTGGCGAGAATAGATTTGGGTAAGGACGCGCCGCCCGAGCGTATCCGCGTAGTGAGCGAAGCGATCTATCGTGCCATGGTTGAGGTCGCCAATGTACCATTGCACGACAAGTTTCAGGTAGTAACGCGTCATGCTCCCGACGAAATCATATACCCCGAGGAGGGTTATCTCGGCCTGAACTATACACGCGACCTCATCATCATACAGATCACCTGGGTCAGCGGGCGTTCGGTCGACGTGAAGAAGAAATTCTTTCGCCGGATCGCTGACGAGATCCACGAGAAGGCTCATGTGCGAAAGGAGGATATCTGGATCAACCTGGTCGACACAAATCGTGAAGACTGGTCGTTCGGCGACGGCGAAATGCAATATGCGCCGAAGTGA